The genomic stretch ACACAACTCGCAAATGAGTTTGCAACACCGCCATTTGTCTTCTAAGCAGTCTGGATTAAAAATATGACCTTGATTCCTGACTCCTTCTTCCGTCCCTGCAAGTCTTGAATTGTCATTTTATCCACAGTACCTAATACTAATACTCTTTgcttttaagattctcttactggtttttaaatgtccggCACGggtcttttaataataataataataattcattcattcattttctaccgcttttcctcacgagagtcgcggggggtgctggagcctattccagctgtcttcaggcaagaggcggggtacaccctggactggtcgccggccaatcacagggcacatatagacaaacaaccattcacactcacattcatacctatggacaatttggagtcgccaattaacctagtatgtttttggaatgtgggaggaaaccggagtgcacggggagaacatgcaaactccacacagagatggccgagggtggaattgaaccctggtcacctagctgtgaggtctgcgcgctaaccactagactgccgtgctgccctattgggagcagtgctggtaaaataggactaaaaagataaaaacatatgataagtttaaaaatattagttaaaagcctgattaaaaaggtgtgtctttaatcttttttttttttttttataaattttttgtgtgtgtgtctagtatggacggtgggagggaggggctttcttagtatttgtttttccttttaatcgtagtaattgtttttaattctgtaacacactttgtgttgcatgtctttgcaggaaaagtgcaatacaaataaagtttatttgattttgatttgtgTACTGCCTGCATTGCATGCTGGGGTATCTCTGGGTACCTCTGCTCTGTCCTGGAGGGGAGTAACTGTCAAGAACACTAAAGAGAAGCATCCTAGATATACTCCTCGTGAAGTCAATGCAGGACCgagtaagaagaagaagaagaatgaaagtgaaggtgatgatgaagaagaggacCTCTGCATGACAGACAGCGCCCACTAAGAAAGACGGGACACAAAGCGAGAAGACAATTTACGCCATTAAGGGGCGAACTCTAACGATGATACAGTTTGGTTCGTTTGACAAGTGTTAGCTCTCCGTTACGGAATCAAGTACGATGATTCTGATGGCTAATGCATGAGCACACACACTAGTGACCGAGTCTGATGTGTGATATTATTCATGTGATTGCTTCTGCCCGTCTATAATGAATGACAACCACCACCTAGCATAAGAgcgataaaaataaacaaaacacttgAAATAATCCATAAAGTCAAATTCCACGGAACACGTGTGATATTGACGTTAGGGATGCTATGTaatttgcaataataataatttgtaatttggCGATATCTCTCAATATCAGAGAATATAAACATAGCTCCGCCCATCTGTGTCTGCGATGAGGGGAGGATCTCTTGAGTGGGTCATGGGGTAACTGATTAATAGCGATAGTAAACATCGATCGGGAAGACGCGAGCGTATAAcgtatagtttaagttttttattattatattactaataaaaaaaaatcattagtaAAAAACGGGTGGGGCATGGGGtaactgataataataaaaaaaaacatgtagtttaagttttttttttatattttattactaataaaaaacttatagtttaagtttttttgttcttatgtatgtatttatttatatatatatttatttataaatttatttttatatatatatatatttatttatttatgtagttatttatttatttatttttgtcacataccgaagtacgaggtgatatgaccatccaatgacataatgggtaccatagtaactgtattgacaataaacatgaaaagttgaaaaacatgacagttgaataaacatgaaaaattatttcatGTGAGCGGCATAAAATTGACCTTTCATACTAttgtgaaaaacacacaaaaagaataaataattttttggaaaattaggttgcggaaaaacatgttaagtaactgtcaatacagttgccatagtaactagtacaagaaataaaaaaaaacataaataaataaaaaatttaaaaaaacattaactatattaggaaagcaggaagtgaacaaatgtaacagttactgattgtaaaagtaccagatggaggggtaggatttaataagctttgcttcttcctactccttttggacatgtggaactgtgaactgattatgggatgcactcaattgtaatctgattcatgttcaaatgaaatttgtACAATGAGACAAAGACAGATTTGGTCATCACCGCGAAgcacggagaaaaaaaaaatcaaaaataaatctGAGCGCATGGAATCAGACATTGAAACAAACACGCTCCCACGTGCGTGCAAACATCACACGCAGCACGAGCCCACACATGGACTGTGATCCACACTTTTTCCAAATACAGTCAATGAATCACTCCAATGAGTATACAAAGACAcatattctatttttaaatccatacgtatactgtatagcgtgtacatagtatacacacacaatctAGTAGGTTTGGGTGCAAAGATGTTCAGTattccgggttgggaatgaggtaaGTATATCTCGGGGTTCtggagtgagggaaggtggtaGGTGGAGGTCGATAAGTAGATTTGGCGATACCAGTCCACCCTTGATATTCAcactgccagagaataagaacacGTAGCAGGAGGCATCGGTGTAATGGccatggtagtggtaatggttttatttcatttgaacatgcatcagattacaattgaatgcatcccataatcagttcacagttccacatgtccaaaaggagtaggaagaagcaaagcttattcaatcctacccctccatctggtacttttacaatcagtaactgttacatttgttcacttcctgctttcctaatatagtttaagttaagaagtattggatgacatttttaggaaattggttatttttagccttatgcattattttagctgtttgaagatgaactatatcagtaagttgaagtatttgtgattttagaaataaggagttagtatgttctctgtaggcggcattatgaattatccttactgacctttttaagattgcttttatagttattagcccatattataacacctccctggtgaggtgtcctgggcatgcccagtcgggTGACGCCCCCAGGGCAGATCTAGAACACGCTCgaaggattatgtctcacagctggcctgggaatgccttggtgtcctcccgatcggaccgggaagtctgggcttcccaacTGAGACTGCTCCCCCCCGATAAGTGGTGGAGAATGTACTTAACTGTTATTAAAAGCATGTTAAAGTCCCTTTTACACCTGAAGAATTATAGTATACTAAGAAAACTTGCAGTTACCAAACGTTACGTCTTGTGAAAGCATcgtcctgctggaaaatgttgagtgaaatTACCCGTGAAACTTAAAGCCTCTGCTAGCACTCTTCTTTGCCAACAGATAGCACCATCACACCATTTTGTAGTAAAGTTATTGGAAAAACCATAAACaaaatttccattcattttaatgcaaTAAAAAGTAATCAACCTACCTGGGAGCCTTTCTTACTTCCTGGTAAGTTAATGATGAGCGTCTTGCCTCGGATACCGCATACAGGTCTGGAATACACAAACCCACAAGAAacatggaagcaggaagtggacaagaACACGCCatacaaaaagcaaaacacaaaaaatataaatataaataaaatataaatataaacacaaaatataaatataaacacaaaatataaatatgaatttaatatataaatataaacacaaaatataaatatgaattaaaatataaatataaacaaaatataaatataaataaatataaatataaacaaacacaaaatataaatataaacataaagacaaaatataaatataaacacaaaatataaatataaacacaaaatataaatatgaattaaaatataaatataaacacaaaatataaatataaataaatataaacaaacacaaaatataaatataaacataaagacaaaatataaatataaatgtaaacacaaaatataaatataaagacaaaatataaatataaatataaacacaaaataatatataaataaatataaacttaaccataaacataaacacaaacacaagatataaatataaacacaaaatataaatataaacacaaaatataaatataaacataaactaTAAACATAAActtaaacataaatataaacataaacacaaacataaacacaaacacaaacataaacataaaatacatcttGGATCCTCCGAGCTAAGCTAAAATAATGAATCGTAGCTGAATCTAAAAATGGTACACGGcttctaaatatatatgcaGCCCTGCCAATCTTGGAGGAAATATTTTGAGCACCACATTGTGCAGTTGCCAACCCTCCCTATTGTCTCGAGAGACTCCACTATCTCTCGGTGTCACACTTCCTTCCCATTTTTGGAATTTACACCCGTTCAAATGTATTAGTACATCTGCAATTCCCACCCAGACATCAACAGGTAATCCTGGAAGAGCCCATGGCTCTGGTTTCGCCgatgagaagaggaggaagTCGATGAATCAGCGAATTGAAAGCAGTCAAAAAGTAAATATCATCAAGCGATGTGGGAATGGAAAAAGCTTTAAAGGCAGAGGCGCAACGCTTATTTGGAGATTTGACATGCCCACTTGTATGTCGAGCGTGGGAAGTTTTTGAAAATGGGGAAAACTTGAAAAGCATTAACAAGCTGTGACTATAGTGAAAATGCTTTGAAAAAGAAGATTAAATGCTGTTTTATATGCTGAAAAGAAGACGGCAATCCTCATGGCCGTATAAAAAACATCCTGTTTAAACTTTGCCGTCAGATAAATACGACTGGAAAATATCGAGCAATATTCCTGTGTACATACGTACAGTACCAAGACATCACTAACGTAATGTTAATCACCTTTTACGTATTATAATGTTAACTTttacacacaaatccaaatgTCAGCCAAAATGTAAAGTTTGATTCAAATCGGACTACTACTGACGGTCTCCATCCTAGCAAGCTTGGCTTGTTCACAGTGCGTGACTATTTACATTTAGTCAGACACGccctctttttcttcttccatatCCGGCTACAATTTTACCCACAGCTCCTCCTGCAGGCCACAGCGTTCACTGCACCCTGCTACTGCTTGCTCTACTTTTCAGCCTGTTCTTTCACCTACAAACAAGATCCCATCCCACTGGTCATACCGCCCGACTGGACTccgctattacaacaataaacatgcaaatttgATAAATCTCCGCCCACTCTCCCGCAGCCAAGATCAAATGATGAACTCTTATAATCTCAAATTATCCCTCCTAAATGTCCGCTCTCTCAACAACAAGGCTCTCATTCTAAATGAATACATCACTGAAAATAAACTGGACTTCCTCTGTTTGACAGAAACCTGGCACAAACCTTTGGACTATTTCTCCCTAAACCAAGCAACACCTCCTGGATTTacttaccttgaaaacgcccgtccTGACGGACGTGGCGGTGGCACAGCAGTCATATATAAAAAGGACATCAAAGTCACTCAAATATCCCTCCAAAATGTTCACTCCTTCGAATTCACTGCCTTCAAACTGTCCGGTCCATCCccccttgtcactgctgtcatcTATCGCCCCCCAAAACCAAATTCTTCTTTCCTATCAGATTTTACGAACCTCATCACCCAATTAAATGCGatctcatcatccatccttctgctCGGTGATTTCAACCTTCATATTGACAATTCCAACTCCAAACCTGCGACAGAATTCCTTGATCTTCTCAGCTGTTTCTCCATCACTCAACAAGTTAACTTCCCCACCCACACCAGAGGACACATCCTGGATCTTGTCTGCActagattaagattaagattaagatatgcctttattcgtccctcagtggggaaatttgtattgcacagcagcaagagtacagagtcagttaagcagtacaaaatacacaatatagaaaaataaacaatataaacgacccaagtattaataaaaatcaacagtttttcccagagttatatacaatacagtatgtagataatatgagacgagatgagatatatgaccagtctatacactgagatcttgttagggagttaatatgaggcattatggaaacacttcacatagaacttagtatattgcatttagagcccttaatattgcacatggaggttgatcagatattgcacagtgaatggggtctggagtaactatactgtaaaaagcaaagtattgcacagatgtacatagcagtgtagaagtctattgggagcagtgctggttgtacaacctgacagctgcaggaagaaaggacctgcgatatcgctccttcacacacttggggtgaagcagtctatcgctgaaggagctctcaagtgctgtcaaagtgtcctgcagggggtgggagtcgttctccaacatggatgatagcttagccaacatcctcctctctcccaccacctccactgggtcaagagggcaacccagtgcagagctggccttcctgatgatcttatccagtctcttcctatccgcagccgaaatgctgctgccccagcagaccactccctggaaaatggctgaagccacaacagagtcatagaacgtcttgaggagtgccccttgcactccaaaagacctcagtctcctgagcagatagagtctgctcatgcccttcctgtaaagtgcttccgtgtgatgagtccagtccagtctattgttgagatgaacacccaggtacttgtaagatgtcaccatctcaatgtccattccctgaatgttcactggtgttggaggagagtggatgcgcctgcggaaatccaccaccagctctctggttttccccgtgttgatctggaggcagttccgctggcaccagtccacaaagtcctgtgtcagtcctctgtactccaagtcgtccccatctgtgatgaggccaacaattgcagagtcgtcagagaacttctgcaggtggcaggttggtgtgttgtaggagaagtctgctgtgtagagggtgaaaaggaacggagccaggaccgttccctgcggagcccccgtactgcagacaactgtgtcggacacacagtcccgtgtcctcacatactgtggacggttggtgaggtaatccagtatccacgatgtgaggtgcaggtccacccctgtgttctccagcttgtccctcagaagtgctggctggatggtgttgaacgcactggaaaaatcaaagaacatgattctcaccgtgctcccaggtttctccaggtgagagagcgctctgtgctggaggaagatgacagcgtcgtccaccccagtgccaggttgataggcgaactggagcgggtccatcgaaggacccaccagggggcggagatggtcaaggatcagccgctccagggtcttcatcaggtgtgatgtaagtgccaccggcctgtagctgctgaggtccttggggtgcggcgtcttggggacaggaaccacgcaggatgtcttccacagctgtggcaccctccccagcttcaggctcaggttgaagatgtgctcaacaatcccgcacagctcgtccgcgcaggacttcaggagcctggagctgatgccgtctggacccgccgccttcctcgccttggtcttccggagctggtttctcacctgggatgttgtgagggtcaggttggagcaggggggctgtgtgcggggggaggttagtgagcaggttgagctgattaggtgagaagtggtgggggatggctgtgtgcaggagggggaggtgggggtagggctgtccactcgaggtgtcgatggggggagtttcggcagaagtttcggcaggaggtgctgggccgggggatgggcagatggttgatcaaacctgttgaaaaatagattcagatcgttagcctttacctggtccccagcagcctgggagtcgggccccttgtggccagagatggttttcaggcctctccagactcctctgacgttgttctgctgcagctgttcctccatctttttcctgtagcagtccttcccctccctgattttcctcctcagctccttctgcacagccttcagctcttccctatttcctgacttaaagaccctcttcttctcctttaggagagcctttatgtccggattaatccacggtttgttgttggagaaacaccgtacagtcctggtgggtacagtgttttccacacagaagtttatgtagtctgtgacgcagtcagtgagactgtctatatcgtccccatgaggatggcagagttcctcccacactgttgtgttgaaacaatccttcagagcctcgtcggcttcatcagaccatctcttcactgtgcgggacacagctggcagcctgcgtaccagaggtttgtacacaggctggagatgtaccaggttgtggtctgatcttcccaggggaggaagtgctgttgaattgtatgcctccttggtgttggcataacacaagtccagtgttttattgtctctggtgcagcaggtgacatactgggtgaaggtgggcagggtggaggatggagaagcgtggttgaaatcacctgagagaagaaggagagcctgcggatgttgtgtctgtagccggcccacggcagagtggatgacgtcacaggccgcgtcggcgttagcagaggggggaatgtacgccgctatcgcgataacgtgcgagaattcccgcggcagatagtacggtctcatgctaacggctaacagttcaatgtctttgcagcagagttgctctttaatagtgatgtgcccagagttacaccatctatcattcacaaacactgcTAGCCCGCCTCCTTTCCTCTTACCGCTCTCCTTTGTCCTGTCCGCCCGCAGTAGTGTGAATCCGTGTAGTGTAGCGATCGTGTCTGGGGTCCGTGTATCCAGCCACGTTTCCGTAAACAACATGACGCTACACTCCCGGAACTGCCTCTGATGCCGGGTCAGCGCCGCTAGTTCGTCCATCTTATTGGGGAGAGATCTTACGTTCCCCATGATGATGGACGGGAGAACTGGTCTGTATCTCCTCCTCTTGTCGCGGCATTGGGCTCCGGCACGGCTTCCCCGTCTTCTCCTCTTTACCTCCCGGGGAACCTCGAGGGGTTCCCCGGGGGGCAGCGCCGCTGTGTTGCGGAGCGCCAACAGCTGGTCCCTACTGTAAACAATAGAGTTTCGGCGTGCGGTCGAAAACATCGtcgaaaaattatgagaaatgccAGCTCAACACTATCACTATGGTGGACAGTTGAACTGAGCATTTACGAAGCCGTTCCTTTAACAATAacctagaaaaagaatgaaaaagacagaataaagaagaaaataacTCAACGAAGAGCGAGAGCTGCTGTAGCAGGCTGCCACCAGAGCGGCGCCAAGTCAAGCCTGGTATCAATATTCACAACCTCACTAGCCATAACCTGCACATATCAGACCATCTGGCCATCACATTTGATTTACACACATCTCTTAGTGTCTCAAAAATCAAACGTCAAATAACCTTCAGGAATCTCAAATCCATCAACCCTCATGCCCTTACCTCACTTCTAACCACAAAATTTGCTGTCTGAGGACCCCTCTGAACTTGTCTCCTACTACAACAATACCCTTTCCTCCTGTCTTGATGAACTggcccctaaaaaaaacaaattggtcTCCTTCTCCCACACTGCCCCCTGGTACACCCCTCAGCTCCATAATATGAAGACCCGTAaccgccagcttgagagactgtacaAGAAATCTGGCCCAACTGTTCATCTTCAAGCTTACACAGATTTTCTACAGCAATATAAAGATGCCTTAAACACTGCCCGCTCACGATACTACTCCAATCTGATTACATCTAGTTCCAACAATCCTAAATCCCTCTTttcaacaatcaacacactgctaaagccaaatgacaactcctcctcatc from Doryrhamphus excisus isolate RoL2022-K1 chromosome 1, RoL_Dexc_1.0, whole genome shotgun sequence encodes the following:
- the gphnb gene encoding gephyrin b isoform X4 codes for the protein MFSTARRNSIVYSRDQLLALRNTAALPPGEPLEVPREVKRRRRGSRAGAQCRDKRRRYRPVLPSIIMGNVRSLPNKMDELAALTRHQRQFRECSVMLFTETWLDTRTPDTIATLHGFTLLRADRTKESGKRKGGGLAVFVNDRWCNSGHITIKEQLCCKDIELLAVSMRPYYLPREFSHVIAIAAYIPPSANADAACDVIHSAVGRLQTQHPQALLLLSGDFNHASPSSTLPTFTQYVTCCTRDNKTLDLCYANTKEAYNSTALPPLGRSDHNLVHLQPVYKPLVRRLPAVSRTVKRWSDEADEALKDCFNTTVWEELCHPHGDDIDSLTDCVTDYINFCVENTVPTRTVRCFSNNKPWINPDIKALLKEKKRVFKSGNREELKAVQKELRRKIREGKDCYRKKMEEQLQQNNVRGVWRGLKTISGHKGPDSQAAGDQVKANDLNLFFNRFDQPSAHPPAQHLLPKLLPKLPPSTPRVDSPTPTSPSCTQPSPTTSHLISSTCSLTSPRTQPPCSNLTLTTSQVRNQLRKTKARKAAGPDGISSRLLKSCADELCGIVEHIFNLSLKLGRVPQLWKTSCVVPVPKTPHPKDLSSYRPVALTSHLMKTLERLILDHLRPLCVQHHPASTSEGQAGEHRGGPAPHIVDTGLPHQPSTVCEDTGLCVRHSCLQYGGSAGNGPGSVPFHPLHSRLLLQHTNLPPAEVL